One Pseudonocardia abyssalis DNA segment encodes these proteins:
- a CDS encoding DUF3090 domain-containing protein, with the protein MSRVIHVFRQPERFVAGTVGEPGDRSFYLQAIEDSRTISVLLEKQQVSVLAERIAALLEEVARRFGGDDPDTPGDGTDLDPLAVPLEEEFRVGTMGLGWDADSKSVVVELLAVSEEEVDESVVLDDAEEGPDALRVFLSPVQAQAFADRAEKVVSAGRPPCPLCAEALDPEGHVCVRLNGYRRRTPAVEG; encoded by the coding sequence ATGTCACGCGTCATTCACGTCTTCCGCCAGCCCGAGCGATTCGTCGCCGGGACCGTCGGCGAGCCCGGCGACCGCTCCTTCTACCTGCAGGCCATCGAGGACTCGCGCACGATCAGCGTGCTCCTGGAGAAGCAGCAGGTGTCGGTGCTCGCCGAGCGCATCGCCGCTCTCCTGGAGGAGGTGGCGCGCCGGTTCGGCGGCGACGATCCCGACACCCCGGGCGACGGCACCGACCTCGACCCCCTGGCCGTGCCGCTGGAGGAGGAGTTCCGGGTCGGCACCATGGGCCTGGGGTGGGACGCCGACTCCAAGTCGGTCGTCGTGGAGCTGCTCGCGGTGAGCGAGGAGGAGGTCGACGAGTCGGTCGTCCTCGACGACGCCGAGGAGGGCCCCGACGCCCTGCGCGTCTTCCTCTCCCCGGTGCAGGCGCAGGCCTTCGCCGACCGCGCGGAGAAGGTCGTCTCCGCCGGCCGTCCGCCGTGCCCGCTGTGCGCCGAGGCGCTCGATCCCGAGGGTCACGTCTGCGTGCGGCTCAACGGCTACCGCCGGCGCACGCCCGCCGTCGAGGGCTGA
- a CDS encoding SCO1664 family protein yields MHPRDPAVPELLRNGRIDITGRLVDASNATLFGTVSADGVEARCVYKPVRGERPLWDFPDGTLAGREYGSFLVSEAAGLHLVPPTLLREGPFGPGMVQVWVDTDDEREFVDVCSPKKVPDGWIGVLRARGDRGEPAVLVHADTPALRRMAAFDVVVNNADRKGGHVLAGTDGHLYGVDHGLTLHVEDKLRTVLWGWVGEPLPGEVVEALEKLRTELDGTFADVLGEHVTRREVRTLSSRVDALIAEPRFPEPSGYGPAIPWPAF; encoded by the coding sequence GTGCATCCTCGCGACCCCGCGGTACCGGAACTGCTCCGCAACGGCCGCATCGACATCACCGGCCGCCTCGTCGACGCCTCGAACGCCACGCTGTTCGGCACCGTCAGCGCCGACGGGGTGGAGGCCAGGTGCGTCTACAAGCCCGTCCGCGGCGAGCGTCCGCTGTGGGACTTCCCGGACGGCACGCTGGCCGGCCGCGAGTACGGCTCGTTCCTCGTCTCCGAGGCGGCCGGGCTGCACCTCGTGCCGCCCACGCTGCTGCGCGAGGGGCCGTTCGGGCCGGGGATGGTGCAGGTCTGGGTCGACACCGACGACGAGCGCGAGTTCGTCGACGTGTGCTCGCCGAAGAAGGTGCCCGATGGCTGGATCGGCGTGCTGCGCGCCCGGGGCGACCGGGGTGAGCCCGCCGTCCTCGTGCACGCCGACACCCCGGCGCTGCGTCGGATGGCGGCGTTCGACGTCGTCGTCAACAACGCCGACCGCAAGGGCGGGCACGTCCTCGCGGGCACCGACGGGCATCTCTACGGCGTCGACCACGGCCTCACGCTGCACGTCGAGGACAAGCTGCGCACGGTGCTGTGGGGCTGGGTCGGCGAGCCCCTGCCCGGCGAGGTCGTCGAGGCGCTGGAGAAGCTGCGCACCGAGCTCGACGGCACCTTCGCCGACGTGCTGGGCGAGCACGTCACGCGCCGCGAGGTGCGCACGCTGTCCTCGCGCGTCGACGCGCTGATCGCCGAGCCGCGCTTCCCGGAACCCTCGGGGTACGGCCCGGCGATCCCCTGGCCCGCGTTCTAG
- a CDS encoding VOC family protein: MPITGYSHVRLTVTDIARSRAFYDEVFGFDVAFEVPADADDATREQLWFVFDGVIYQVPGGLLGLRPTAPDGDVFDENRAGLDHLSFGVDSRADLDAVAAKLDALGVEHEPVKDIGMGFLLEFRDPDNIALELMAPAGS, translated from the coding sequence ATGCCGATCACCGGGTACTCCCACGTCCGCCTGACCGTCACCGACATCGCCCGCTCGCGCGCGTTCTACGACGAGGTCTTCGGCTTCGACGTCGCCTTCGAGGTGCCCGCCGACGCCGACGACGCCACCCGCGAGCAGCTGTGGTTCGTCTTCGACGGCGTCATCTACCAGGTACCGGGCGGCCTGCTCGGCCTGCGCCCGACGGCCCCGGACGGCGATGTGTTCGACGAGAACCGCGCCGGGCTCGACCACCTCAGCTTCGGCGTCGACTCCCGCGCCGACCTCGACGCCGTCGCCGCGAAGCTCGACGCACTCGGCGTGGAGCACGAGCCCGTCAAGGACATCGGGATGGGCTTCCTGCTGGAGTTCCGCGACCCCGACAACATCGCGCTCGAACTGATGGCCCCCGCCGGGTCCTAG
- a CDS encoding DMT family transporter, whose product MIAILLALGTALGYGVANYLAPVLGRRMPLAAVLLGSQLGGLAVSVLLTLGSDLTMDAAGLAFAVAAGASNAGALACLYRAAQTGNLSVISPVAASGAAVPVLVGLASGDRPGPWQLVGIPLVLVGIVLAARRPPTGPGGTRGIGWALGAAALFGTFLTTYAGAAADSSSGALVWSRVALVLTTGLGILMLRAPVRVAPRDGALVLVPGLLLALGTFAFGEATRIGLLSVVSVIATLNPVVTVVLAFALLRERPAAAQRTGAALALTGIVLLAIA is encoded by the coding sequence GGATGCCGCTCGCCGCGGTACTGCTGGGCAGCCAACTCGGCGGACTCGCCGTCTCGGTCCTCCTGACGCTCGGCTCCGACCTGACGATGGACGCCGCGGGCCTCGCGTTCGCCGTCGCGGCCGGGGCGAGCAACGCCGGCGCTCTTGCCTGCCTCTACCGCGCGGCACAGACGGGCAACCTCAGCGTGATCTCCCCGGTCGCGGCGAGCGGTGCGGCGGTGCCGGTGCTGGTCGGACTGGCCTCCGGGGACCGGCCCGGACCGTGGCAGCTCGTCGGGATCCCGCTGGTGCTCGTCGGGATCGTGCTCGCCGCACGCCGCCCACCCACCGGGCCGGGCGGCACCCGGGGCATCGGCTGGGCCCTGGGCGCCGCCGCGCTGTTCGGGACGTTCCTCACCACGTACGCCGGAGCCGCGGCCGACTCCTCGTCCGGGGCGCTGGTGTGGTCGCGGGTCGCGCTCGTGCTCACCACCGGCCTCGGGATCCTGATGCTCCGCGCCCCGGTCCGGGTCGCACCCCGCGACGGTGCGCTCGTGCTCGTCCCCGGGCTGCTGCTGGCCCTGGGCACGTTCGCGTTCGGCGAGGCCACCCGGATCGGGCTGCTCAGCGTCGTCTCGGTGATCGCCACGCTCAACCCGGTGGTGACGGTCGTGCTCGCGTTCGCCCTGCTCCGCGAGCGGCCCGCGGCGGCGCAGCGGACCGGTGCCGCGCTCGCCCTCACCGGGATCGTGCTTCTCGCGATCGCCTGA